The following are encoded together in the bacterium genome:
- a CDS encoding PH domain-containing protein, whose translation MSTEPNNPVLLKASFNPIIRAYIIFYVSMVLLSTIVGIPLMIIWLLGVGKWYSRHYFDKLECELTHHTLRFKKGILLQIEKTIPLENIQDMTFIEGPLLRHFNLCILKIETAGQSHHNSNEMKLVGINDAPAFRAAVLGQRQKLAEKKTTVDPTVVLTEIRESLLRVEDLLKMLNKK comes from the coding sequence ATGTCAACCGAACCCAATAATCCGGTTCTTCTCAAGGCTTCCTTCAATCCGATCATCAGAGCTTATATCATTTTTTATGTAAGTATGGTTTTGCTAAGCACAATTGTCGGAATTCCGCTGATGATCATCTGGCTTTTGGGTGTTGGAAAATGGTATAGCCGGCATTATTTTGATAAATTAGAATGCGAATTGACGCATCATACGCTGCGATTTAAAAAAGGAATTTTACTGCAGATCGAGAAAACGATCCCTCTCGAAAACATTCAGGACATGACCTTTATTGAAGGCCCGCTGCTGCGACATTTTAATCTGTGCATCCTTAAAATCGAAACCGCCGGACAATCGCATCATAACAGTAATGAAATGAAATTGGTCGGAATTAACGATGCCCCGGCTTTTCGCGCAGCTGTCCTGGGACAACGGCAGAAGTTGGCCGAGAAAAAAACTACCGTCGATCCGACAGTGGTCTTGACTGAAATAAGAGAATCGCTTCTCCGGGTTGAAGACCTTCTGAAAATGCTCAATAAGAAATAA
- a CDS encoding MCP four helix bundle domain-containing protein, translating to MNSFKRLFIISGLIVMIGLIATVVFLNEIHDSSKMIERNWLPSAIHVSHINTLTSDYRILELQHILSLEQNQMIAYEEQMDQKTAMIHAEMASYEPLITTDNEKQLYAVFGSKWSEYLKHSAVLLQHSRKNSNSEATAISRGEAEILFNDLSNSLVELVKENKSAAQLESTSAGYWFAGSLINLIFMAGIAGVFIYKTTRRLKGMFDRVVRVCTNIITEQSYITAESGSTK from the coding sequence ATGAATTCTTTCAAAAGACTTTTTATTATATCCGGTTTGATTGTCATGATCGGGTTGATCGCAACGGTTGTTTTCTTAAACGAGATTCATGATTCATCAAAAATGATTGAACGCAATTGGCTTCCCAGCGCTATTCATGTAAGCCATATCAATACTCTGACATCGGATTACAGGATTCTCGAACTGCAGCATATTCTGTCGTTGGAGCAAAATCAAATGATCGCTTATGAAGAACAAATGGATCAAAAGACGGCCATGATCCACGCGGAAATGGCGTCGTATGAACCTTTGATTACGACGGATAATGAGAAACAATTGTACGCCGTATTTGGGTCAAAATGGAGTGAATACTTGAAGCACAGCGCTGTTTTATTGCAGCATTCGCGTAAAAACAGCAACAGCGAGGCGACGGCTATTTCACGCGGGGAAGCGGAAATATTGTTCAACGATTTGTCGAATTCGCTGGTCGAACTCGTCAAAGAAAATAAATCGGCCGCTCAATTGGAAAGCACATCGGCGGGATATTGGTTCGCCGGATCTCTGATCAATTTGATTTTCATGGCCGGTATTGCCGGTGTTTTTATTTATAAAACAACCCGCCGGTTGAAAGGTATGTTCGATCGTGTCGTGCGCGTATGCACCAATATCATCACCGAACAATCGTATATTACTGCGGAATCAGGTTCAACCAAGTAA
- a CDS encoding DUF2721 domain-containing protein, which yields MPFEQLTKILQSSISPVALISGIGLLLLAMTNRYARTTDGARALARQYKESLPEHRANLAIQIKILFERSKLLRLSIIFAAISIFCASLLILLIFVSYFLDIDLHHVILAVFAISFIALIISLSFFIKDLTLSLNALKQELTDFI from the coding sequence ATGCCTTTTGAACAATTGACTAAAATTCTGCAGTCGTCCATTTCTCCGGTTGCATTAATTTCGGGCATTGGACTGCTTTTGCTGGCGATGACGAATCGCTACGCTCGTACGACCGATGGCGCCCGTGCCCTGGCACGACAATACAAAGAATCGTTACCGGAACACCGTGCCAATTTAGCGATTCAAATCAAAATTTTATTTGAACGTTCAAAACTTCTTCGGCTGTCGATCATTTTTGCCGCTATTTCGATTTTCTGTGCCAGCCTTTTGATCCTGTTGATATTTGTAAGCTATTTTCTCGATATCGATTTGCATCACGTCATTCTCGCCGTATTTGCCATTAGTTTTATTGCACTCATCATATCCCTCAGCTTTTTTATCAAAGACCTCACGCTGTCGCTCAATGCATTAAAGCAGGAACTGACCGATTTTATCTGA
- a CDS encoding ABC transporter permease, producing MIKNYLLVAFRTMLRNKVFSAINALGLALGLAGFWIIMQYVTFERSYDNFHANGDNIYRVQLDQYKNNELIFKSSENYPAVGPALVEDFPEIVSNARLYNLGSKNNVVITYQDAPGGPIQFKHRRFLYADSSFLPMFSYKMVFGDAATALSEPFSMVISESYAKKYFGDANPIGKFLRMRDDDFNDELCKITGVVQDPPDNTHLKFDVLISYKTLYTRFEKARNRYDQNWGRKDMYTYILVQPGTDMAALQAKFPDFIKKHIPDLEKQFRRDELSLQPLRDIHLYSRLTDEAEPNGNGNSVYFLTIIAIFIIVIAWINYVNLATARSMDRAKEVGVRKVMGAEKNRLMLQFLVESFLINFIALLLSFLIVFSVWPSFKEMTGIPINFVLWKELWFLGLVLLIFSAGSFLSGIYPALVLSGFEPVTVLKGKFKNSSRGVWLRKSLVVAQFAASAALIVGTLTVYQQLSHMRNADLGMNIEQTLIVERPGVVETRKGRADQVKTFKETLKQNSAIKGVTASVVVPGKKLRFKTETRQFSQSANTAVPVAYATMDYDFIQTFDMKLIAGRNFSPAFPQDPDTSVILTESTSRLLGFSTPEEAIGKTLAIDAFKYYPIIVGVVADYHHESLELETQPTMFACDLSNAEYFMIKVTRDNIMGTIEFVHQTWDKIFPGNPFDYFFLDDYFNQQYKADQTFGKVFGLFALLAIIVGCLGLFGLSSFTISQRIKEIAIRKICGASLPRLLAHLCKDFVSLVAVASVIAWPIMYWIMTEWLARFASRITIGWEVFAISGLAMLVIAILTVSYQTIKAALTNPVTCLRYE from the coding sequence ATGATCAAAAATTATCTTCTTGTTGCCTTTCGTACCATGTTGCGTAACAAAGTTTTTTCCGCCATTAATGCGTTGGGGCTCGCCCTGGGGCTTGCGGGATTCTGGATCATCATGCAATACGTAACGTTCGAGCGCAGCTATGATAATTTTCACGCTAACGGCGATAATATTTACCGCGTACAACTCGATCAGTATAAAAACAACGAACTTATTTTCAAAAGCTCCGAAAATTATCCTGCCGTAGGGCCGGCGCTCGTAGAGGATTTTCCGGAAATCGTATCCAATGCCCGATTATATAATCTCGGCTCGAAAAACAACGTCGTGATTACTTACCAGGACGCTCCGGGCGGCCCGATTCAATTCAAACACCGCCGCTTCCTGTACGCCGATTCGTCTTTTCTTCCGATGTTTTCTTATAAAATGGTTTTCGGTGATGCGGCTACGGCATTGAGCGAACCGTTTTCAATGGTGATCTCTGAATCCTACGCCAAAAAATATTTTGGTGATGCCAACCCTATTGGGAAATTTCTCCGCATGCGCGACGACGACTTCAATGACGAATTATGTAAAATCACCGGCGTCGTTCAGGATCCTCCGGATAACACACATTTGAAATTCGATGTACTTATTTCATATAAAACGCTTTATACACGGTTTGAAAAAGCCCGGAACCGGTATGATCAAAACTGGGGACGGAAGGATATGTACACGTATATCCTCGTTCAGCCGGGAACCGATATGGCCGCACTGCAGGCGAAATTCCCCGATTTCATCAAAAAACATATTCCGGATTTGGAAAAACAGTTTCGACGCGACGAATTGTCTCTGCAGCCGCTTAGGGATATCCATTTATATTCCCGCCTCACCGATGAGGCCGAGCCCAACGGTAACGGTAATTCCGTATATTTCCTGACGATCATAGCCATTTTTATCATCGTTATCGCGTGGATCAACTACGTCAATCTGGCCACGGCGCGTTCCATGGATCGCGCAAAAGAAGTCGGCGTACGCAAAGTCATGGGCGCTGAAAAAAACCGTTTGATGCTCCAGTTTTTAGTCGAATCGTTTTTAATTAATTTTATCGCTTTGCTTCTATCTTTTCTGATCGTTTTCAGCGTCTGGCCGTCATTCAAAGAAATGACGGGTATTCCGATTAATTTTGTTTTGTGGAAAGAACTTTGGTTTTTGGGATTAGTGCTGCTGATTTTCTCGGCCGGTTCTTTCCTTTCCGGAATTTATCCGGCGCTGGTCTTGTCCGGATTCGAACCGGTGACGGTTTTGAAAGGCAAATTTAAAAATTCGTCGCGTGGCGTCTGGCTCCGAAAAAGTCTTGTTGTGGCACAGTTCGCCGCGTCCGCGGCACTGATCGTCGGCACGTTGACCGTGTATCAGCAACTGTCACACATGCGCAATGCCGATCTGGGAATGAATATTGAACAAACTTTAATCGTGGAACGTCCCGGTGTCGTCGAAACACGTAAAGGCCGTGCCGATCAAGTAAAAACTTTTAAAGAAACGTTAAAACAAAATTCAGCGATCAAGGGCGTTACAGCCTCCGTCGTTGTCCCTGGTAAAAAATTGCGCTTTAAAACCGAAACGCGCCAATTCTCTCAATCCGCAAACACAGCGGTTCCGGTTGCGTATGCAACCATGGATTATGATTTTATTCAGACGTTTGATATGAAGTTGATTGCCGGGCGTAATTTTTCGCCTGCTTTTCCCCAGGATCCCGATACATCGGTCATTCTGACGGAATCGACGTCACGATTGCTCGGCTTTTCCACGCCCGAAGAAGCGATCGGAAAAACGCTGGCCATCGACGCATTTAAATATTATCCCATTATCGTGGGTGTCGTCGCCGATTACCATCACGAGTCGCTCGAACTTGAAACGCAGCCGACCATGTTTGCGTGCGATTTATCCAATGCTGAATATTTCATGATCAAAGTTACCCGCGATAATATCATGGGTACGATCGAATTCGTTCATCAAACATGGGACAAGATTTTTCCCGGCAACCCGTTCGATTACTTTTTCCTCGACGACTACTTTAATCAACAGTACAAAGCCGATCAGACGTTCGGCAAAGTTTTCGGGTTGTTTGCGTTATTGGCCATCATCGTGGGTTGTCTCGGTCTGTTCGGTTTGTCGTCATTTACGATTTCCCAGCGCATTAAAGAAATCGCCATCCGCAAAATTTGCGGCGCATCGCTTCCGCGCCTGTTAGCGCATCTTTGTAAAGATTTTGTTTCTTTAGTGGCCGTAGCCAGCGTCATTG